A stretch of Anaeromyxobacter dehalogenans 2CP-1 DNA encodes these proteins:
- the bcp gene encoding thioredoxin-dependent thiol peroxidase, producing MALEVGRKAPDFALPDEDGNVVKLSSFKGKRVVVFFYPKANTSGUTQEASDFRDEVDAFTKQKVAVVGISKDAPAAQKKWKEKLGLPFPLLSDADTAVQQAWGVWKEKNMYGKKVMGTERTTVVIGPDGKVEKVFPKVKVDGHVASVLESL from the coding sequence ATGGCACTCGAGGTCGGTCGGAAGGCGCCGGACTTCGCGCTGCCCGACGAGGACGGGAACGTGGTGAAGCTCTCGTCGTTCAAGGGCAAGCGCGTGGTGGTGTTCTTCTACCCGAAGGCCAACACGTCGGGTTGAACGCAGGAGGCCAGCGACTTCCGGGACGAAGTCGACGCGTTCACGAAGCAGAAGGTCGCGGTGGTGGGCATCTCGAAGGACGCGCCCGCCGCGCAGAAGAAGTGGAAGGAGAAGCTCGGGCTGCCGTTCCCGCTCCTCTCCGACGCCGACACGGCCGTGCAGCAGGCCTGGGGCGTCTGGAAGGAGAAGAACATGTACGGCAAGAAGGTCATGGGGACCGAGCGGACCACCGTCGTGATCGGGCCGGACGGCAAGGTCGAGAAGGTGTTCCCGAAGGTCAAGGTGGACGGGCACGTGGCCAGCGTGCTCGAGAGCCTGTAG
- a CDS encoding RsmB/NOP family class I SAM-dependent RNA methyltransferase, with protein sequence MTRKPHPQRPPRNDLVDALVLEVHGLVHDQGWLADRALERVLRRERALWANERRAVAEAVYGILRAQGQLDFLLGGSPPLATRYAAWLVRAAGVAPAQAAARLGASPRALAGLAEADARVAAIPDPLDRFAVEASLPRWIAERLVSELGEAEARSLAAVLNRRAPLTVRANALAGDRDALRAALAAEGVPAEPTRFSPWGLTLDGHQNAFALEAFRTGGFEIQDEGSQLIALACGARPGQVVVDACAGAGGKSLALAAEMHNKGSLHALDSDAGRLEDARRRARRAHVHNLRTRVVPAGPEAEAAVADLAGKADVVLVDAPCSGLGTLRRKPDARWRLQPGDPERFAAIQRELLGRFSRLARPGGRVVYATCAMGRTENDEVADYAERELGLAPAPLAPFLGAERARALGAGESRCALYPHRHGTDGFFFAAFAKRA encoded by the coding sequence ATGACCCGGAAGCCCCACCCCCAGCGCCCGCCGCGCAACGACCTCGTGGACGCCCTGGTGCTCGAGGTGCACGGCCTCGTGCACGACCAGGGCTGGCTCGCCGACCGGGCGCTGGAGCGCGTGCTCCGGCGCGAGCGCGCGCTGTGGGCGAACGAGCGCCGCGCCGTCGCGGAGGCGGTCTACGGGATCCTGCGCGCGCAGGGGCAGCTCGACTTCCTGCTGGGCGGCAGCCCGCCGCTCGCCACCCGCTACGCCGCCTGGCTGGTGCGGGCGGCCGGGGTGGCGCCGGCCCAGGCCGCGGCGCGGCTCGGCGCGTCGCCGCGCGCGCTCGCCGGGCTGGCCGAGGCGGACGCGCGCGTCGCCGCCATCCCGGATCCGCTGGACCGCTTCGCGGTGGAGGCGTCGCTGCCGCGCTGGATCGCCGAGCGGCTCGTGTCGGAGCTGGGCGAGGCGGAGGCGCGCTCGCTCGCGGCGGTGCTGAACCGCCGGGCGCCGCTCACCGTCCGCGCGAACGCGCTCGCCGGCGATCGCGACGCGCTCCGGGCGGCGCTCGCCGCCGAGGGCGTGCCGGCGGAGCCGACCCGGTTCTCGCCCTGGGGGCTCACGCTCGACGGCCACCAGAACGCGTTCGCGCTGGAGGCGTTCCGCACCGGCGGGTTCGAGATCCAGGACGAGGGCAGCCAGCTCATCGCGCTCGCCTGCGGCGCGCGCCCGGGCCAGGTGGTGGTGGACGCCTGCGCCGGCGCCGGCGGCAAGTCGCTCGCGCTCGCCGCCGAGATGCACAACAAGGGCTCGCTCCACGCGCTCGACAGCGACGCGGGCCGGCTCGAGGACGCGCGCCGCCGCGCCCGCCGCGCCCACGTGCACAACCTCCGCACCCGCGTCGTCCCGGCCGGCCCCGAGGCGGAGGCGGCCGTGGCCGACCTCGCCGGCAAGGCGGACGTGGTGCTGGTGGACGCGCCCTGCAGCGGCCTCGGCACGCTGCGCCGCAAGCCCGACGCGCGCTGGCGGCTCCAGCCCGGCGACCCGGAGCGCTTCGCCGCGATCCAGCGGGAGCTGCTGGGCCGGTTCTCGCGCCTGGCGCGGCCCGGCGGGCGCGTGGTCTACGCCACCTGCGCCATGGGCCGGACCGAGAACGACGAGGTCGCCGACTACGCCGAGCGCGAGCTCGGCCTCGCGCCCGCGCCGCTGGCGCCGTTCCTGGGCGCGGAGCGGGCCCGCGCGCTCGGCGCCGGAGAGAGCCGCTGCGCGCTCTACCCGCACCGCCACGGGACGGACGGCTTCTTCTTCGCGGCGTTTGCGAAGCGCGCGTAG
- the mutM gene encoding bifunctional DNA-formamidopyrimidine glycosylase/DNA-(apurinic or apyrimidinic site) lyase, translating into MPELPEVEIAARNLRRWAEGRRVEEVGWDPRARRIFRPATPAAFARALEGARFAGIRRIGKHLLVALERGGAPVGLLAHLGMTGKWVLRGAEEPAPRHARAWLRLDGGGVLHFQDSRLFGRLRTVPGARFEDVPEVAALGPDPLEHGIDPAALAGALAKSRLPVKVKLLDQRLLPGVGNIHASEACFRARVDPRRPSRALSRAEAKALAAAILASFRMTLDAEDGPEITYVEEPGAENPFLVYAREGEPCPRCRKGGRTSPIARVVQAQRSTFFCPRCQR; encoded by the coding sequence ATGCCGGAGCTCCCCGAGGTCGAGATCGCGGCGCGGAACCTCCGCCGCTGGGCGGAGGGCCGCCGCGTCGAGGAGGTCGGCTGGGATCCCCGGGCGCGCCGGATCTTCCGCCCGGCGACGCCCGCCGCGTTCGCCCGCGCGCTGGAGGGCGCCCGGTTCGCCGGGATCCGGCGCATCGGCAAGCACCTGCTCGTCGCGCTCGAGCGCGGCGGCGCGCCGGTCGGGCTGCTCGCGCACCTCGGCATGACCGGCAAGTGGGTGCTCCGCGGCGCCGAAGAGCCGGCGCCGCGCCACGCGCGGGCCTGGCTGCGCCTGGACGGCGGCGGGGTGCTGCACTTCCAGGACTCGCGCCTGTTCGGGCGGCTGCGGACCGTGCCCGGCGCGCGCTTCGAGGACGTGCCGGAGGTCGCGGCGCTCGGCCCGGATCCGCTGGAGCACGGCATCGACCCGGCCGCGCTGGCCGGCGCGCTCGCGAAGAGCCGGCTGCCGGTGAAGGTCAAGCTCCTCGACCAGCGGCTCCTGCCCGGCGTCGGGAACATCCACGCCAGCGAGGCCTGCTTCCGGGCGCGCGTCGATCCGCGCCGGCCGTCGCGGGCGCTGTCGCGCGCCGAGGCGAAGGCGCTCGCCGCGGCCATCCTGGCCTCCTTCCGCATGACGCTCGACGCGGAGGACGGGCCGGAGATCACCTACGTCGAGGAGCCCGGGGCGGAGAACCCGTTCCTCGTGTACGCGCGCGAGGGCGAGCCCTGCCCGCGCTGCCGGAAGGGCGGCCGGACCTCGCCCATCGCGCGGGTGGTGCAGGCGCAGCGCTCCACCTTCTTCTGCCCCCGCTGCCAGCGGTAG